A genomic segment from Bacillus cereus G9842 encodes:
- the gntP gene encoding gluconate permease GntP, with amino-acid sequence MDIYLLIVTLLAITIVILGVSWWKWHAFISLTVASLFLAIMSGLNLTKIVAAYETGVGSVLGHLVGILALGTILGKMMSDSGAGMQVADFFIRFFGVKKLPWAMLFAGFVIGIPVFFEVGIVILLPLVISIRKTTKQNILLIALPVIAGLSIVHGLVPPHPGAMTAIGIYNANLGKVLLYSLLIALPTAIIAGPIFAKWVHKRVIPENEPELVRVTTVSTDLPSRKVSFFIILLPVVLMILSVVAPYISLPEKLTEFFVFIGSPVIALLISCFAAFYLLGIRQGINKKIIKKLTDESLLPVGSIILIIGAGGGFKQILIESGVGTAIAQMAEHISLSPIVLAFMVAGLIRIATGSATVALTTAAGIVSPVIQHMSGVNLELLVIATGAGSLMFSHVNDAGFWLVKEYLGLTVKETFKTWTVLETLLSFIAFGFALLLNMFL; translated from the coding sequence ATGGATATATACTTATTAATCGTCACGTTACTTGCGATCACAATTGTTATTTTAGGGGTATCATGGTGGAAATGGCATGCATTTATTAGTTTAACAGTTGCGAGTTTGTTTTTAGCTATTATGTCTGGACTGAACTTAACGAAAATAGTGGCTGCCTATGAAACTGGTGTTGGTAGTGTACTAGGACATTTAGTTGGTATTTTGGCACTTGGAACTATATTAGGGAAAATGATGTCTGATTCAGGGGCAGGCATGCAAGTTGCAGATTTCTTTATTCGATTTTTCGGCGTAAAAAAATTACCTTGGGCTATGTTATTTGCAGGGTTTGTTATAGGGATTCCTGTCTTTTTTGAAGTAGGGATCGTCATTTTATTACCACTTGTTATTTCCATTCGAAAAACGACGAAGCAAAATATATTATTAATTGCGTTACCTGTTATTGCGGGATTATCTATCGTACATGGGCTAGTACCACCACATCCAGGTGCCATGACAGCAATCGGTATTTATAACGCGAACTTAGGAAAGGTACTTTTATATTCATTACTTATCGCGTTACCAACGGCTATTATAGCAGGGCCAATATTTGCAAAGTGGGTACATAAGAGGGTTATACCGGAAAATGAACCGGAGCTTGTTCGAGTTACGACAGTATCAACTGATTTGCCAAGTCGTAAAGTATCATTCTTTATTATTTTATTACCAGTTGTATTGATGATTTTATCAGTAGTTGCACCATATATTTCATTACCGGAAAAGTTAACTGAATTTTTTGTTTTTATAGGGAGTCCAGTAATCGCTTTACTTATTTCATGTTTCGCTGCATTTTATTTACTTGGAATAAGACAAGGAATTAATAAAAAGATAATTAAAAAATTAACGGATGAAAGTTTATTACCGGTCGGCTCCATTATCTTAATTATTGGTGCAGGCGGTGGATTTAAACAAATATTAATTGAAAGCGGCGTTGGAACGGCTATTGCACAAATGGCAGAACATATTTCGTTATCACCAATTGTATTAGCTTTCATGGTAGCTGGATTAATTCGAATTGCAACAGGTTCAGCGACAGTCGCACTAACGACAGCAGCAGGAATTGTTTCACCGGTTATTCAGCACATGTCTGGTGTGAATTTAGAGCTTCTCGTTATTGCAACCGGTGCAGGTTCATTAATGTTTTCTCACGTAAATGATGCAGGCTTCTGGCTTGTAAAAGAGTATTTAGGATTAACGGTGAAGGAAACATTTAAAACGTGGACGGTGCTGGAAACATTGTTGTCATTTATTGCATTCGGTTTTGCCCTTTTGTTGAATATGTTTCTTTAA
- a CDS encoding ABC transporter ATP-binding protein, with amino-acid sequence MEEVLHIKNVSKVYEGKVPHTALKNINLHVDKGEFVAIMGPSGSGKSTFLNVISTIDSPTSGDVVINGKKPHTFRREKLAIFRRQELGFVFQNFNLLDTLTIGENIVLPLTLDNVPLKEMDEKLDNISKKLGIDHILDKRIFEVSGGQAQRTAVARAVIHHPSLLLADEPTGNLDSKAAIDVMELFTKLNKEEDATILMVTHDPFAASYCNRVIFIKDGELYNELHRGLYREKFYQEILDVLALLGGRRG; translated from the coding sequence ATGGAAGAAGTATTACACATAAAAAACGTCTCAAAAGTGTATGAGGGAAAAGTACCTCATACCGCTTTAAAAAATATAAATTTACACGTAGATAAAGGTGAATTTGTTGCTATCATGGGGCCATCTGGTAGCGGTAAATCTACGTTTTTAAACGTTATTTCTACAATTGATTCCCCTACTTCTGGTGATGTCGTTATTAATGGAAAAAAACCGCACACATTTCGTAGAGAGAAGTTAGCCATTTTCCGCCGCCAAGAGTTAGGATTTGTTTTCCAAAATTTTAATCTACTAGATACACTAACAATCGGTGAAAATATCGTACTACCTTTAACATTAGATAATGTTCCATTAAAAGAAATGGATGAAAAGCTTGATAACATTTCAAAAAAGCTTGGAATTGATCATATTTTGGACAAACGTATTTTTGAAGTTTCTGGAGGACAAGCACAGCGTACCGCAGTAGCACGTGCTGTTATCCATCATCCCTCACTTCTACTTGCTGATGAACCAACAGGGAACTTAGATTCAAAAGCAGCAATTGACGTAATGGAGCTATTTACGAAATTAAATAAAGAAGAAGATGCAACGATTTTAATGGTTACGCACGATCCGTTTGCAGCAAGTTATTGTAACCGTGTCATTTTCATTAAAGATGGCGAGCTTTACAACGAACTACACCGCGGATTATATCGCGAGAAATTTTATCAAGAAATATTAGATGTTCTAGCGTTATTAGGAGGAAGACGTGGATGA
- a CDS encoding ABC transporter permease, whose amino-acid sequence MTFWQFAFKNVTRNSRAYFAYFVSSSFSIAVFFSFAVYLFHPKLQNFSMTSEISGLMIFSEVVIVFFSFFFLLYSIGTFFKVRKKQFGILTILGISRKQLHRLVFMENMLIGILSIFFGMQFGVVFSQFFLLVTAKLTHVPGIYLYGPTNAFILTTIVFLSLFIIVSAFTPMLIRTKKAVHLLKTNGGKQKERKPSILVSLFGAICLFGGYALAGNPKYFVSVSPQIGVIYMVSSIFVIPMLVTIGTYFFFSQISFLLIYILKKRRKFYMKRINMLWISDLASRIRTNINMLFIVAMLSTIAFTMITFLYGFGKFIKLEVNRTSPFPISYFSYDANPFVTEHLNWLEQQLQKEHFPYQKIEADIYETPLKEDKDIAIYNDVYAIKQSDYNKLADSLRMKQLFMDDNEAYVLTGTSYITIFNEFEQSYKRDYITLSSTNTKLRVKGYEHVNAIPSDFSYQTIVLPDIIVNNLPNTVKHISAYNYKIQNWEQTYEIADNFIEKVQKDRNKSQYEGPLIRSFESAGSLYKITSGSAAFFLIGTFLGVIFFIGAGSVLYFRMYTDLTNEQEKYITISKIGVTDTEMKRSATIQLSILFFIPYIMASIHTMFATKMLQDVIGLSLFKEVSAVLIIFGFVEIVFFLFIRSLYMQKLSQYTSGQNI is encoded by the coding sequence ATGACATTTTGGCAATTTGCATTTAAAAATGTAACGCGTAATTCAAGAGCTTATTTTGCTTACTTTGTAAGTAGTTCCTTTTCCATTGCTGTGTTCTTTTCATTTGCTGTTTATTTGTTTCATCCGAAATTACAAAATTTTAGCATGACCTCTGAAATTTCAGGATTAATGATATTTTCAGAAGTAGTAATTGTATTTTTCTCTTTCTTCTTTTTACTATATTCTATTGGTACTTTTTTTAAAGTTAGAAAAAAACAATTTGGTATTTTGACCATTTTAGGAATATCGAGAAAACAATTACATCGTCTTGTTTTTATGGAGAATATGTTAATCGGGATTTTATCTATCTTTTTCGGCATGCAGTTTGGAGTTGTTTTTTCTCAATTTTTTTTATTAGTAACAGCCAAACTTACGCATGTTCCAGGAATATATTTATACGGTCCTACTAACGCGTTTATTCTAACAACCATTGTTTTCCTTAGTCTTTTTATCATTGTATCTGCATTCACACCAATGCTTATTCGTACAAAAAAAGCGGTACACCTTTTAAAAACAAATGGTGGAAAACAAAAAGAAAGAAAACCCTCCATACTTGTTTCATTATTTGGTGCGATTTGTTTATTTGGTGGTTATGCGTTAGCTGGAAATCCTAAATATTTCGTATCAGTAAGCCCGCAAATCGGTGTTATATATATGGTTTCAAGTATTTTCGTTATCCCAATGCTTGTTACAATCGGAACATATTTCTTCTTTTCACAAATTAGTTTCTTACTGATTTATATTTTAAAGAAAAGAAGGAAGTTTTATATGAAACGGATTAATATGCTTTGGATTTCGGATTTAGCGAGCCGTATTCGAACGAATATTAATATGCTTTTTATTGTAGCGATGCTATCTACGATCGCTTTCACAATGATTACGTTTCTATATGGATTCGGGAAATTTATTAAGCTAGAAGTTAATAGAACTTCTCCTTTTCCAATTTCTTATTTTTCTTATGATGCGAACCCTTTTGTTACAGAGCATTTAAATTGGCTTGAGCAACAATTACAAAAAGAGCATTTCCCTTATCAAAAAATAGAAGCTGATATATATGAAACACCACTAAAAGAAGATAAAGATATAGCCATTTATAATGACGTATACGCAATTAAGCAAAGTGACTATAACAAACTTGCAGATTCTTTACGAATGAAACAACTATTTATGGATGATAACGAAGCATATGTGCTAACAGGGACATCTTATATCACCATATTCAACGAATTTGAGCAAAGCTACAAAAGAGATTACATTACACTCTCTAGTACAAATACGAAATTACGAGTGAAAGGCTATGAGCATGTAAACGCAATCCCATCTGACTTTTCATATCAAACGATAGTGTTGCCTGATATTATCGTAAATAACTTACCTAACACCGTAAAACATATATCAGCATACAATTACAAAATTCAAAACTGGGAACAGACATATGAAATTGCTGATAATTTTATAGAAAAGGTGCAAAAAGATCGAAATAAATCCCAGTATGAAGGACCTCTTATTCGATCCTTTGAATCAGCAGGATCGTTATACAAAATAACATCTGGTAGTGCCGCATTCTTCTTAATCGGGACATTTTTAGGAGTTATCTTCTTCATTGGAGCTGGTAGCGTTCTTTACTTTAGAATGTATACGGATTTGACGAACGAACAAGAGAAATATATAACGATTTCTAAAATCGGTGTAACAGATACAGAGATGAAACGATCTGCAACCATTCAACTTAGTATTTTATTTTTCATTCCGTACATTATGGCATCCATTCATACAATGTTCGCAACAAAAATGCTACAAGATGTAATTGGTTTATCTCTGTTCAAAGAAGTTTCAGCCGTTCTTATTATTTTTGGATTCGTTGAAATCGTATTTTTCTTATTTATTCGTTCACTTTATATGCAAAAATTATCACAGTACACGAGTGGACAAAATATTTAA
- a CDS encoding FtsX-like permease family protein, producing the protein MTFWQFAFKNVSRNSKAYFAYFVSSAFSIMVFFSFTVYAYHPRLQSVQNFQERDPLMNLASTAQLVIVMFSFFFLLYSIGTFLNVRKQQFGILTILGISQRQLKRLLFTENMIIGILSIFIGIQGGLVFSNFFLLVTSKLTSAKGLYLYWPTEAIIVTTVTFIILFLIVSTFTPMFIRTRKTAHLIKGNKKIPAEKRPSILISLFALICLGLCYYIAGYPRGYVTEKNVQNGSVFFIMLSILPLVVVGTYLFFSQTFLLFIYILKKRRKFYLKQINMLWISDLVARTRSNINVLFIVSMLSALAFTIIIGLFAANNNTKASVLERYPVPFTYTSEGDNSLEQKHISTIETELTTSNFQYKKYKFTVLKDTASKEDIMLMKMSDYNAIAKQLKRPEITIDSTEVYIISRHSPELLDLVSNPFAKQNTITLGSNKKEFHIKGFINKGIEPSFAFPHLAVVQDYVFDNMIPHIETTVIYNYFVENWENAIVPTKNMLRVISSDAREFYKKHTEENAQVPFFIHTATDELIYGKGNAVAQFFIWAFLGFIFFIGAASVLYFRMYNDLTTERQKYITITKLGLTELEMFRSATIQLGILFFVPYIVAGVHTLFAVKFLQSMFSFSLLKETCIVLTFFGIIEIIFFFLIRSLYINKLSQHIKI; encoded by the coding sequence ATGACATTTTGGCAATTCGCATTTAAAAATGTCTCGCGTAATTCGAAAGCATATTTCGCCTACTTTGTCAGTAGTGCCTTTTCTATCATGGTTTTCTTTTCATTTACTGTATACGCGTATCACCCGCGGTTACAGAGTGTACAAAACTTTCAAGAACGTGATCCTCTAATGAACTTAGCTAGTACAGCACAGCTTGTGATTGTTATGTTCTCGTTCTTCTTTCTCTTATATTCAATTGGAACATTTTTAAATGTACGGAAGCAGCAATTCGGGATACTCACAATTCTCGGTATCTCACAGCGACAATTAAAAAGACTGTTATTTACTGAAAATATGATAATCGGGATATTGTCTATCTTTATCGGCATTCAAGGTGGCCTTGTATTTTCTAACTTTTTCTTATTAGTCACTTCGAAATTAACAAGTGCTAAAGGTCTCTATTTATATTGGCCAACAGAAGCGATTATCGTGACAACCGTAACGTTTATCATTTTATTTTTAATCGTTTCTACGTTTACACCAATGTTTATTCGTACTCGAAAAACAGCCCACCTTATTAAAGGGAACAAGAAAATACCAGCTGAAAAAAGACCATCTATACTCATCTCTTTATTTGCTTTAATTTGTTTAGGGCTATGCTATTATATCGCTGGTTATCCGCGAGGCTACGTAACGGAAAAAAATGTGCAAAATGGATCTGTCTTTTTTATTATGTTATCTATTTTACCGCTCGTAGTAGTCGGGACATATTTATTCTTTTCACAAACATTTCTTCTTTTTATCTATATTTTAAAGAAGCGTAGAAAGTTTTATTTGAAACAAATAAATATGTTATGGATTTCGGACTTAGTTGCTCGTACCCGTAGTAATATTAACGTACTCTTTATCGTTTCTATGCTATCTGCACTTGCATTTACAATTATTATTGGGTTATTCGCCGCTAATAACAATACGAAGGCATCAGTACTAGAGCGATATCCCGTCCCCTTCACTTATACATCAGAAGGTGACAATTCCCTTGAACAAAAGCATATTTCTACAATTGAAACGGAGCTTACAACTAGTAATTTTCAGTACAAAAAATATAAGTTTACAGTATTAAAAGATACAGCTTCCAAAGAAGATATTATGCTTATGAAGATGAGTGATTATAACGCAATTGCTAAACAATTGAAAAGACCGGAAATAACAATCGATTCTACAGAAGTTTATATTATTTCTCGGCACTCACCAGAACTTCTCGATCTCGTATCTAATCCATTTGCAAAGCAAAATACGATTACACTCGGGTCTAATAAAAAAGAATTTCATATTAAAGGGTTTATTAATAAGGGAATCGAACCATCCTTTGCATTCCCACATTTAGCTGTCGTACAAGATTATGTATTTGATAATATGATTCCTCATATTGAGACAACCGTAATCTATAACTACTTCGTAGAAAACTGGGAAAATGCAATAGTTCCAACCAAAAATATGTTACGTGTTATTAGTAGTGATGCACGTGAGTTCTACAAAAAGCATACAGAAGAGAACGCTCAAGTTCCTTTCTTCATACATACGGCTACGGATGAACTCATTTACGGTAAAGGAAATGCAGTTGCTCAATTCTTTATTTGGGCATTTCTTGGTTTTATCTTCTTTATCGGTGCGGCTAGTGTCTTATATTTCCGTATGTATAATGACTTAACAACTGAAAGACAAAAGTATATTACGATTACAAAACTTGGCTTAACTGAATTAGAAATGTTTCGCTCTGCAACCATTCAATTAGGAATTTTATTTTTTGTTCCTTACATCGTTGCTGGTGTTCACACGTTATTTGCGGTTAAGTTTTTACAAAGCATGTTTTCTTTCTCCTTACTAAAAGAGACATGTATCGTACTCACCTTTTTCGGGATTATCGAGATCATTTTCTTCTTCTTAATCCGTTCTCTGTACATTAATAAATTATCACAGCATATAAAAATATGA
- a CDS encoding sensor histidine kinase, with translation MKLFLRDHFAFFLLYVLNFGIIFVLYDAVDGFQNNKFYFVVLSLYLFICFLAYRYVRNRRMYHRLSEQPEKMEDAFIERATAPMPHGVNELVRTQYRLFQKELQSYEVKQQEHQLFINHWVHQMKTPVSVMQLMVLEMEDEHLIPKFKKELERLNQGLDMALYMARLNNFHEDFHVETISLKDTVTKNINGLKELFIRNGVFPVLEVHSDLKVASDAKWLKFIIYQLMTNAVRYSGERGKKVFLSAYRNGKDIILEVRDEGVGIPQEDIRRVFEPFYTGKNGRAFGESTGMGLYIVSKICDYLGHSVKLDSEVGKGTTIKIIFHNAANNQAEHTEKVTEA, from the coding sequence ATGAAGCTATTTTTACGTGATCATTTTGCATTTTTCCTACTGTACGTATTAAACTTCGGTATCATCTTCGTTCTTTATGATGCAGTAGATGGATTTCAAAACAATAAATTTTACTTCGTTGTTTTAAGTTTATACTTATTTATTTGTTTCCTCGCTTATCGTTACGTTCGCAATCGTAGAATGTACCATAGATTAAGTGAGCAACCAGAAAAAATGGAAGATGCGTTTATTGAAAGAGCGACTGCTCCGATGCCTCACGGTGTCAATGAACTCGTGCGTACGCAGTACCGCCTCTTCCAAAAAGAACTACAATCGTATGAAGTAAAACAACAAGAACATCAATTATTTATTAACCATTGGGTACATCAAATGAAGACACCTGTTTCTGTTATGCAGCTTATGGTGCTAGAAATGGAAGACGAGCATTTAATTCCAAAGTTTAAAAAAGAATTAGAGCGTCTAAACCAAGGGCTTGATATGGCTTTATACATGGCTAGGTTAAATAACTTCCATGAAGATTTCCATGTCGAGACGATTTCATTAAAAGATACGGTAACAAAAAATATTAACGGATTAAAAGAACTATTCATTCGTAATGGTGTCTTCCCTGTTTTAGAAGTCCATTCTGATTTAAAAGTTGCTTCTGATGCGAAATGGCTAAAATTTATCATCTATCAGTTAATGACAAATGCTGTTCGTTACTCTGGTGAACGCGGAAAGAAAGTTTTCTTATCTGCTTATCGAAACGGAAAAGATATTATTTTAGAAGTTCGTGATGAAGGTGTTGGTATTCCGCAAGAAGATATTCGAAGAGTATTTGAACCGTTTTACACTGGGAAAAACGGTCGCGCATTCGGAGAATCTACTGGTATGGGACTTTATATTGTAAGTAAAATTTGTGATTATTTAGGTCACTCTGTCAAACTAGATTCTGAAGTTGGTAAAGGAACGACGATTAAAATCATCTTCCACAACGCTGCAAATAATCAAGCAGAACATACGGAGAAGGTGACCGAAGCATGA
- a CDS encoding FtsX-like permease family protein, translating to MTFWQFAFKNVTRNARAYFAYFVSSAFSIAIFFSFAVYLFHPKLHMTDVNYSLNILMTISEVVIVFFSFFFLLYSIGTFLKVRKKQFGILTVLGISQKQLKRLIFIENMLIGALSIFFGIQLGVVFSQFFLLVTAKITHVPGLYLYPPTSAIVLTIIIFLGLFILVSSFTPMLIRTRKAVRLLKEGTKQKERKASVLISLFGAMCLICGYALAANPLYFMSLGDIIGLLYAISSIFVIPSLIAAGTYFFFSQISFLLIRILKMRRTFYMKRINMLWISDLASRIRTNINMLFIVAMLSTLAFTMITFLYGFGKFTKFDAIRQNPFPFTYLSHTENTLADEHLNWLEQKFNEEHFTYTKFKTDIYEVSSAEDNTQLYYAIKQSDYNVLAKALNWEKLTVNKNESYILMKDLDDQVIGTLHNKDKKNTLTLTQNNLQLQVKEYKSYNPFPNSLIYQVLILSDENVEALSTVSKQMSVYNFKVTDWEKAHNIGSAFITKIDNDNAAIQAEHPPFHASEASDSLYKTKLNVASFFLIGTFLGVIFFIGAGSVLYFRMYTDLTNEQEKYITITKIGLTETEMKRSATIQLAILFFVPYIMSSIHTMFATKMLQEILHLSFFAEITVVLMIFGTVEILFFLLIRSFYMQKLSQHIKF from the coding sequence ATGACATTTTGGCAGTTTGCATTTAAAAACGTGACGCGGAACGCCAGAGCTTATTTCGCCTATTTTGTAAGCAGTGCGTTCTCCATCGCAATCTTTTTCTCATTTGCAGTTTATTTATTTCATCCTAAATTGCATATGACAGACGTGAATTATTCTCTGAACATATTAATGACAATTTCAGAAGTTGTCATTGTGTTCTTTTCATTTTTCTTTTTACTGTATTCAATCGGTACGTTTTTAAAAGTACGAAAAAAACAGTTCGGGATTTTAACAGTACTTGGCATATCTCAAAAACAATTAAAACGACTCATATTTATAGAAAATATGTTAATTGGTGCTCTTTCTATATTTTTTGGCATTCAACTTGGAGTCGTCTTTTCACAGTTCTTTTTATTAGTTACCGCCAAAATTACACACGTACCTGGTTTATATTTATATCCGCCTACAAGTGCTATCGTTTTAACTATCATCATCTTTCTTGGGCTCTTCATTCTCGTATCATCTTTTACACCCATGCTCATTCGTACGAGAAAAGCCGTACGTCTTTTAAAAGAAGGAACAAAACAAAAAGAAAGAAAAGCATCCGTTCTCATCTCTCTATTTGGTGCGATGTGTTTAATATGTGGATATGCGTTAGCCGCAAATCCGCTGTATTTTATGTCGCTAGGTGACATCATTGGGCTTTTATATGCCATCTCTAGTATATTTGTCATCCCATCGCTTATTGCAGCTGGAACATACTTTTTCTTTTCACAAATTAGTTTTTTACTTATTCGTATTTTAAAAATGCGAAGAACGTTTTATATGAAACGAATTAATATGCTTTGGATTTCTGATTTAGCATCACGCATTCGTACGAATATTAATATGCTCTTTATTGTGGCGATGCTATCGACGCTCGCTTTTACAATGATTACATTCTTATATGGATTCGGGAAATTTACAAAGTTTGATGCGATTAGACAAAACCCTTTCCCGTTTACTTATTTATCACATACTGAAAATACATTAGCTGATGAACATTTAAACTGGTTAGAGCAGAAATTTAATGAAGAGCACTTTACTTATACAAAATTTAAAACAGATATATATGAAGTATCTTCAGCTGAAGATAACACACAGCTCTATTACGCAATTAAACAAAGTGACTATAATGTACTTGCTAAGGCGTTAAATTGGGAAAAACTCACGGTGAATAAGAATGAATCTTATATCCTTATGAAAGACTTAGATGATCAAGTTATTGGAACACTTCACAATAAAGACAAGAAAAATACTCTTACACTTACTCAAAACAATTTACAACTACAAGTGAAAGAATATAAAAGTTATAACCCATTCCCAAACAGCTTAATATACCAAGTACTCATACTATCTGATGAAAATGTAGAAGCCTTATCCACCGTTTCCAAACAAATGAGTGTATATAACTTCAAGGTTACAGATTGGGAGAAAGCACATAATATCGGTTCAGCGTTTATAACAAAAATCGATAACGACAATGCAGCGATTCAAGCAGAGCATCCACCGTTCCATGCAAGTGAAGCGAGCGATTCTCTATATAAAACAAAACTAAATGTCGCTTCGTTCTTCTTAATTGGTACTTTCCTAGGGGTTATTTTCTTTATCGGTGCTGGCAGTGTTCTTTACTTCCGAATGTATACAGATTTAACAAATGAGCAAGAAAAATATATAACGATTACGAAAATTGGCTTAACTGAGACTGAAATGAAACGTTCAGCGACAATTCAGCTTGCGATTCTTTTCTTCGTGCCTTACATTATGTCATCGATCCATACGATGTTTGCGACAAAGATGCTACAAGAAATATTACATCTCTCGTTTTTCGCTGAGATTACAGTCGTACTTATGATTTTTGGAACGGTTGAAATTCTATTTTTCCTTTTAATTCGTTCCTTCTATATGCAAAAATTATCACAACACATTAAGTTTTAG
- a CDS encoding response regulator transcription factor has protein sequence MYKILIVEDDPNISSLLQSHIQKYGYEAVVAENFDDIMESFNAVKPHLVLLDVNLPKFDGFYWCRQIRHESTCPIIFISARAGEMEQIMAIESGADDYITKPFHYDVVMAKIKGQLRRIYGDYAPNISERIVEVEGLKLFPERPEIHFGSEQVLLTKKEAILAEMLLSKFPRTASREDLLAALWDDESFVEENTLNVNITRLRKKFNELGIENSIETVRGLGYRFNATWSE, from the coding sequence ATGTATAAAATTTTAATCGTTGAAGACGATCCAAATATTTCATCATTACTGCAATCTCACATTCAGAAGTACGGTTATGAGGCTGTTGTAGCGGAGAATTTCGATGATATTATGGAATCGTTTAACGCTGTGAAACCACATCTTGTTTTACTTGATGTAAACTTACCGAAATTCGATGGTTTCTACTGGTGCCGTCAAATTCGTCATGAATCTACTTGTCCAATTATTTTCATTTCAGCGCGTGCTGGTGAGATGGAACAAATTATGGCGATTGAAAGCGGTGCGGATGATTACATTACAAAGCCGTTCCACTACGACGTTGTAATGGCGAAAATCAAAGGACAATTACGCCGTATTTACGGTGATTATGCACCAAATATTTCTGAACGTATCGTTGAAGTAGAAGGGTTAAAACTATTTCCAGAACGTCCAGAAATTCATTTTGGATCTGAACAAGTTCTTTTAACGAAGAAAGAAGCTATTTTAGCAGAAATGTTATTATCAAAATTCCCTCGTACAGCGAGCCGTGAAGATTTATTAGCTGCGCTTTGGGATGATGAAAGTTTCGTTGAGGAAAATACATTGAACGTAAACATTACGCGTCTTCGTAAAAAGTTTAATGAGCTTGGTATTGAGAACTCTATTGAAACAGTACGTGGACTTGGATATCGCTTTAACGCAACTTGGAGTGAATAA
- a CDS encoding YjcZ family sporulation protein, translating into MSEKCEHRHDDCNRRNGCGGGFALLIVLFILLIIIGASCFGGGGSCGYGGYGGYAGGYGGYCC; encoded by the coding sequence ATGAGCGAAAAGTGTGAACACAGACATGATGATTGTAACCGCAGAAATGGTTGCGGAGGCGGTTTTGCGCTTCTAATCGTATTGTTTATTTTATTAATTATCATCGGTGCTAGCTGCTTCGGCGGAGGCGGCTCTTGTGGATACGGTGGTTACGGCGGTTATGCTGGCGGCTATGGTGGATATTGCTGCTAA
- a CDS encoding GntR family transcriptional regulator — protein MGVTVNVTRKKGPLYLQIKNIIRDRILHGVYAIHTNIPSEPQLEEEFKVSKITVRNAIKELAQEGYLEKKSGKGTKVIRNTSATKLSKGKKFTEVLVEEGYKVQKKLLKAEVVHNEEGTVPFRLFGKESFRIERLYTLNDTPYIHYTHYFSAHMASTDLSDFDLQSLYDLVEDRGIHLENFRDEFAVGLAPSFVAEALGEKEGTALLKRMRYSYDEVGEVIEYSEGYYNTEMQHYVVNYDV, from the coding sequence GTGGGTGTAACAGTGAACGTAACGAGGAAAAAAGGACCATTATATTTACAAATAAAAAATATTATTCGTGATCGCATATTACATGGTGTATATGCGATTCATACGAATATTCCTTCAGAACCGCAATTAGAGGAAGAGTTCAAAGTTAGCAAGATTACAGTACGAAATGCCATTAAAGAACTCGCTCAAGAAGGATACTTGGAAAAAAAAAGCGGTAAAGGAACGAAAGTAATTCGTAATACTTCGGCGACAAAGTTGTCAAAGGGTAAGAAATTTACAGAAGTGTTAGTGGAAGAAGGATATAAAGTACAGAAGAAATTGCTAAAAGCAGAAGTCGTACATAATGAGGAAGGAACAGTGCCATTTCGATTATTCGGGAAAGAGAGTTTCCGTATCGAACGTTTATATACGTTAAATGATACACCGTACATTCATTATACGCACTATTTCTCAGCACACATGGCAAGTACAGATTTATCGGACTTTGATTTACAATCGCTTTATGATTTAGTTGAAGACCGAGGTATACATTTAGAAAACTTCAGAGATGAATTCGCTGTTGGGCTTGCGCCTAGCTTCGTTGCAGAAGCGCTAGGTGAAAAAGAGGGGACAGCGTTATTAAAACGTATGCGCTATTCTTATGATGAAGTTGGCGAAGTAATTGAATATAGCGAAGGCTACTACAATACAGAAATGCAGCATTATGTAGTGAATTATGACGTATAA